Proteins encoded in a region of the Mucilaginibacter sabulilitoris genome:
- a CDS encoding SusC/RagA family TonB-linked outer membrane protein — protein sequence MAAKINRVAAQDTTAVKGPVHPGWIRGVVLDEYSQPLKGATIMVKGKTDIFKSEAGGRFEVNAPAGSVLVFTYPDHLVNEVRVTAGKSLVVKLDESYLKMPKRLDVLYGTADRTNVLGSISTIYTNQLTTTPASLYVYALPGQLPGLYTQQVSGFTSFNLTPLSSAAVIGKTLVNETSNNNTSSDNSEFNITVRGQSPITVIDGVQREISSLDPESIESISVLKDGLSTILLGINSSKPVVLVTTKSGEVGKPRITFTAATGVQQSLGLPKPLPAYQYAFLLNENLLSDGKVALYNDADFAAFKNHTDPYRHPDVNWFKTILNDYSPMSTYKLNVNGGTNVARYSVSLGYFNQGGIFKTADEVPYNTNTDLSRYIINSDVGVQVTKNLNVDLQLFGRIQTTNEPGASYTNILSDLYNTPNFAYPVRNPNGSFGGNTVYTNNLLSKTEYSGYTQNKADDILANLDINYDLSSVTKGLTAKLKGNLSYQSISALNRSLTNAVYSFNADSSYSVFGGALAQNNSFATVYTSRQSYGQLSLNYDRQFGKSNISGTVLYDTKSLVTNYDLAEVVNNLAFKAAYNYDGKYFLEAAVNRSGDNRYAPGRQYGTFYAAGAGWQMGNEGFIKDNISWINSWKWRGTYARTGNGNIGSQAQLYYTYLQTYGTNAAAQGRFFPVGTNYTTKYYYFDNTLANPLITWESADKIDFGTDIALLKNHVMITADYYHDKYFNQLGNRGNTIALLGIPYTLENIRKTLYQGGELAVTYKNNVNNFNYFVTGNINLQKSKILFMDELATPYPWNRRTGLPANGTFYGYTALGFYQTLQDATTSAHIAGYTPQPGDIKYKDLNNDGVIDQFDQSTIGGTKPLIFYGLNFGFNYKGFSLSVIFQGVKNRQINSQNPAVDHFGIDGLFTSTNQVFENATGRWTPETANTATLPRLAQSAFNNNSQFSTFWLKSGDYLRLKNAEIGYTIPHAVTKRLRLSGLRVFVNGENLFTVAGFKGLDPEVTPYNYPIQRVLNAGISIKL from the coding sequence ATGGCGGCAAAAATTAACCGTGTGGCTGCCCAGGATACAACCGCGGTTAAAGGTCCTGTACATCCTGGTTGGATTAGAGGCGTGGTACTCGACGAATATAGCCAGCCTTTAAAAGGGGCAACCATAATGGTTAAAGGCAAAACCGATATTTTTAAATCTGAAGCAGGAGGCAGGTTCGAGGTGAATGCACCAGCAGGCTCGGTACTTGTTTTTACCTATCCAGATCACCTGGTGAACGAGGTACGCGTTACAGCCGGTAAAAGCCTCGTTGTAAAGCTCGATGAATCATATCTTAAAATGCCAAAACGGCTTGATGTTTTGTATGGCACTGCCGATAGGACCAATGTGTTAGGTTCCATATCAACAATTTATACCAATCAGTTAACCACTACACCGGCGTCGTTATATGTATACGCTTTGCCGGGTCAGTTACCTGGTTTGTATACCCAGCAGGTTAGCGGCTTTACTTCTTTTAATTTAACCCCCCTGTCATCGGCAGCTGTTATTGGTAAAACGCTGGTAAACGAAACGTCAAATAATAACACAAGCTCCGATAACTCTGAATTTAACATAACAGTAAGGGGACAGTCGCCTATCACTGTAATTGATGGAGTACAACGTGAAATTTCTTCTCTCGATCCGGAAAGTATTGAATCGATATCTGTATTAAAAGATGGATTGTCTACCATTTTATTAGGTATTAACAGCTCAAAGCCGGTTGTATTGGTTACCACCAAAAGTGGCGAAGTTGGTAAGCCGCGCATTACTTTTACTGCTGCTACAGGTGTACAACAATCATTAGGTTTACCAAAGCCATTACCAGCCTATCAGTATGCCTTCCTGCTAAACGAAAACCTATTATCTGATGGTAAAGTAGCTTTATATAACGATGCTGATTTTGCTGCCTTTAAAAATCATACCGATCCGTACAGGCATCCTGATGTAAATTGGTTTAAAACTATTTTGAATGATTACTCGCCGATGAGCACCTATAAGCTTAATGTAAACGGCGGTACAAATGTGGCGCGTTATTCGGTATCGCTTGGTTACTTTAACCAGGGTGGTATTTTTAAAACGGCCGACGAGGTTCCTTACAATACTAATACCGATTTGAGCCGCTACATTATCAACTCAGATGTTGGTGTACAGGTTACTAAGAACTTAAATGTTGATCTGCAGTTGTTCGGCAGAATTCAAACCACCAATGAGCCGGGTGCCAGTTACACCAACATTTTATCAGATCTGTACAATACACCCAACTTTGCCTATCCTGTACGCAATCCTAACGGTTCTTTTGGAGGTAATACTGTTTATACCAATAACTTGCTTTCTAAAACAGAATACTCTGGTTATACACAAAATAAAGCCGACGATATACTGGCCAACCTGGATATTAACTATGATCTGAGCAGTGTAACCAAAGGTTTAACAGCCAAATTAAAGGGTAACTTATCTTATCAATCTATATCAGCATTAAACCGCAGCTTAACAAATGCTGTTTATAGCTTTAATGCAGATAGCAGTTACAGCGTATTCGGCGGCGCTTTGGCTCAAAACAATAGTTTCGCTACGGTTTATACCTCAAGGCAATCATACGGTCAGCTCTCTTTAAATTACGACAGGCAATTTGGTAAAAGCAACATAAGCGGTACCGTGCTTTACGATACCAAGTCATTAGTAACCAATTATGACCTTGCCGAAGTGGTTAACAATTTAGCGTTTAAGGCGGCTTACAATTATGATGGTAAATATTTCCTGGAGGCAGCTGTAAACAGAAGTGGTGATAACCGCTATGCGCCTGGCAGGCAATATGGAACTTTTTACGCTGCGGGTGCCGGATGGCAAATGGGGAATGAAGGATTTATTAAAGACAATATTTCGTGGATAAATTCATGGAAATGGCGTGGCACTTATGCAAGAACAGGCAACGGTAATATTGGTTCACAAGCCCAGTTGTATTACACGTACCTGCAAACCTACGGGACCAATGCAGCGGCGCAGGGCAGATTTTTCCCGGTAGGGACCAACTATACTACAAAATACTATTATTTTGATAATACTTTGGCCAATCCGCTTATAACCTGGGAGAGCGCTGATAAAATTGATTTTGGAACAGACATAGCCCTGCTAAAAAATCATGTGATGATAACTGCCGATTATTATCATGATAAGTATTTTAACCAGTTAGGTAACCGCGGCAATACCATTGCACTTTTAGGGATACCTTATACCCTTGAAAATATCCGGAAAACACTTTACCAGGGTGGTGAACTTGCTGTAACCTATAAAAACAACGTTAATAACTTCAACTACTTTGTTACCGGTAATATTAACCTGCAGAAATCCAAAATACTTTTCATGGATGAACTGGCAACTCCTTACCCCTGGAACAGGCGTACGGGTTTACCGGCAAACGGAACTTTTTATGGTTATACAGCGCTTGGTTTTTATCAAACACTACAGGATGCAACCACAAGCGCGCATATTGCTGGCTATACTCCACAACCAGGCGATATCAAGTATAAAGACCTTAACAATGATGGAGTAATAGACCAGTTTGATCAGTCAACCATAGGAGGTACCAAACCGCTTATTTTTTACGGCCTCAATTTCGGATTTAATTATAAGGGCTTTAGCCTCTCCGTTATTTTTCAAGGTGTAAAAAACAGACAGATTAATAGCCAGAACCCAGCGGTTGATCATTTTGGAATTGATGGTTTATTTACCTCGACCAACCAGGTGTTTGAAAACGCAACCGGCCGCTGGACACCGGAAACCGCCAATACCGCTACTTTACCAAGATTGGCGCAAAGTGCATTTAATAACAATTCCCAGTTTTCTACCTTCTGGCTTAAATCGGGTGATTACCTGCGTTTAAAAAATGCCGAGATAGGTTACACTATACCTCATGCCGTTACAAAACGACTGCGCTTGTCGGGCTTAAGGGTGTTTGTTAATGGTGAAAACCTGTTTACCGTAGCCGGCTTTAAGGGACTTGACCCTGAGGTAACACCTTATAACTATCCTATTCAACGTGTGCTTAATGCCGGTATTAGTATTAAACTCTAA
- a CDS encoding prolipoprotein diacylglyceryl transferase encodes MFPTLSSLFEYLFHIHIPVPIQTFGFFVALAFLFPYYVFRAEFKRKEEDGLISAFTEEELIGTTASWPELIVNGLLGFLLGFKAIGAIIEYKVFASSPMTFIFSGNGSWLCGIICAAIFVAWIYIDRKKDKLPQPIIQQKLVHPYQLCTYLVFMLAFFGFIGAKLFNTVEYLQEFFYQPVSVLFSSNGFSFYGGLIFGALTYLYIGQKKGMKLITLADIGSPGMMLAYGIGRIGCQLAGDGDWGIVNNNAKPGGIPAWMWSFKYPHNAIDAGIPIPGCIGNYCHQLSKGVYPTPFYEAAICILFFTLMWLFRKKITTPGVMFFLYLVLNGGERFLIEQIRINPRYNILGMQFTQAGFIGLLMLLGGVAGFILLAIKQKNKLGTLHTVA; translated from the coding sequence ATGTTTCCAACTTTGTCGAGCCTTTTTGAGTATCTGTTTCATATTCATATACCTGTTCCCATTCAAACCTTTGGTTTTTTTGTTGCCCTTGCTTTCTTATTTCCATATTATGTGTTCAGGGCCGAGTTTAAACGAAAGGAAGAAGACGGTCTTATTTCAGCATTTACAGAGGAAGAACTTATAGGAACCACAGCTTCATGGCCAGAGCTAATCGTAAATGGCCTGCTTGGGTTTTTATTAGGGTTTAAAGCAATAGGGGCAATAATTGAGTATAAGGTATTTGCCTCCTCTCCAATGACATTTATATTTTCGGGTAATGGTAGTTGGCTTTGCGGAATTATCTGCGCCGCCATATTTGTAGCCTGGATCTATATCGACAGAAAAAAAGATAAATTGCCGCAACCTATTATTCAACAAAAGCTGGTACATCCTTATCAGCTGTGTACCTATCTGGTATTTATGCTGGCTTTTTTTGGGTTTATTGGGGCTAAATTATTTAATACTGTGGAGTATCTGCAGGAGTTTTTCTATCAGCCTGTCAGCGTTTTATTTTCATCAAACGGTTTTTCTTTTTACGGCGGCCTCATTTTTGGCGCGCTCACTTACCTGTACATTGGTCAAAAAAAAGGGATGAAACTGATTACATTGGCCGATATCGGCTCGCCCGGTATGATGCTGGCTTATGGTATCGGCCGCATTGGCTGCCAGCTTGCTGGTGATGGCGATTGGGGAATAGTGAACAATAATGCAAAGCCTGGGGGGATACCCGCGTGGATGTGGTCTTTCAAATACCCGCATAACGCCATTGACGCAGGTATTCCAATACCGGGCTGCATTGGTAATTATTGCCACCAATTGAGCAAAGGGGTTTACCCAACGCCGTTTTATGAGGCTGCTATCTGCATACTGTTTTTTACCCTGATGTGGTTGTTTCGCAAAAAGATCACTACCCCGGGTGTGATGTTTTTTTTATACCTGGTACTTAACGGCGGCGAACGCTTTTTGATTGAACAGATCAGGATTAACCCGCGGTACAACATTTTGGGTATGCAGTTTACCCAAGCAGGTTTCATTGGTTTATTAATGCTGCTGGGCGGAGTAGCTGGCTTTATTTTACTGGCTATTAAACAAAAGAATAAATTGGGAACACTGCACACCGTAGCTTAA
- a CDS encoding DUF4185 domain-containing protein — MKKIVAICIALGVTVLKLAAQSASTAVNLTDLKFTVEAAPDWNALLKRDQGWFGGDGIYTIPLNGVENKQAKANDKILFIFSDSMIGKIENGKMAPGYKMLHNSVAWLTGNQPADAQMKFYWDTDKKSQPETVFIPHTAQTDSSDYYWLGDGFVNQEMNNAIYIFGYRVRNVSTGAFGFKEVGNTLIKIPVGAQPPYRDVKQMDTPFYLTDKNGDIGSFGAGIYVNTKKAGAVKPDGYIYVYGVRGMAKNLMVARVLPKDFENFANWTFYDGQNWVKDMNKIADVTNSVSNELSLTALPDGRYALIFQVGGMSANVGMRIGATPYGPFGPVIKVWDCQPDLEEKTYVVYNAKAHPSLSAPGELLISYNINSVEFIKDLGKNPNLYRPRFIRMKISSK, encoded by the coding sequence ATGAAAAAAATTGTAGCTATCTGTATAGCGCTTGGTGTTACTGTTTTAAAACTTGCGGCACAAAGTGCTTCAACAGCGGTAAACCTTACCGATCTTAAATTTACCGTTGAGGCAGCGCCGGATTGGAATGCTTTATTAAAGCGCGACCAAGGCTGGTTTGGCGGCGATGGTATTTACACCATACCCCTCAACGGTGTAGAAAACAAACAGGCTAAAGCCAATGATAAAATCCTGTTTATCTTCAGCGATAGCATGATTGGTAAAATAGAAAACGGCAAAATGGCGCCGGGCTACAAAATGCTGCATAACTCGGTGGCGTGGCTTACAGGTAATCAACCTGCCGATGCACAAATGAAGTTTTATTGGGATACCGATAAAAAAAGCCAGCCCGAAACCGTTTTTATCCCGCACACAGCTCAAACCGATAGCAGCGACTATTATTGGTTGGGAGATGGTTTTGTAAACCAGGAAATGAATAATGCCATCTACATTTTTGGCTATCGTGTACGCAACGTAAGTACCGGCGCATTTGGTTTTAAGGAAGTTGGCAATACCCTTATAAAAATTCCTGTGGGAGCGCAACCTCCCTATCGTGACGTAAAGCAGATGGATACGCCGTTTTATCTCACTGATAAAAACGGCGATATCGGTTCTTTTGGCGCAGGTATCTATGTAAATACCAAAAAAGCGGGCGCAGTTAAGCCCGATGGCTACATTTATGTATACGGTGTGCGCGGCATGGCAAAAAATTTGATGGTAGCCCGTGTATTGCCAAAAGATTTTGAAAACTTTGCCAACTGGACATTTTACGACGGACAAAACTGGGTAAAAGATATGAACAAGATAGCTGATGTTACCAACAGCGTATCGAACGAGTTAAGTCTTACTGCCCTGCCCGATGGCCGCTATGCCCTGATTTTTCAGGTAGGAGGTATGTCTGCCAATGTAGGTATGCGCATAGGCGCTACTCCTTATGGTCCGTTTGGACCGGTAATAAAGGTATGGGATTGCCAACCCGATCTGGAGGAAAAAACTTACGTGGTTTATAACGCCAAAGCACATCCCAGCTTATCTGCCCCCGGCGAACTGCTCATTAGCTATAATATTAATTCGGTCGAGTTTATTAAAGATCTGGGTAAGAATCCCAACCTATACAGACCGAGGTTTATACGGATGAAAATTAGTAGCAAGTAG
- a CDS encoding RagB/SusD family nutrient uptake outer membrane protein: protein MKNHISKILLIMIAFIALICGCKKSEQFPVDKVTSYYVFNPLDSAGTSAQGYLYQIYAIVKNGHNRVSGDYLDAASDDAVSSKSGTIPVTLISTNGVNSLSFPANENFWEESNATGIPSNSGTPSSYWAGIRAANEFITKIGVVPVKGQSPTGVPTRYVWQSEARFLRAYFYFELVKRYGGVPLLGDKVFTLNDNVSLPRSSFADCIKYIVSECNAIKDSLLTYPLVTPDADNYRPTKGAAMALKARALLYAASPLFNGGNIDPANPLTGYTDFQADRWAQAATAALDVINLGTYKLDVDYKDIFLTQNNSERIWIRPNSISTDVEGTNGPVGFAVGGTGNTSPTQELVNSFPMQNGLPITDPASGYNPSDPYATFTTPARDPRLTANIFYNGSPWLNTTVQTYEGGQSKPNANLQQTHTGYYMRKFMGLSEKSATLVTHSTDWVVLRYAEILLSFAEARNEVEGSPQADVYKQLTDIRARAGIDPGASGNYGLKPNMTKEEMRAVIQNEWRIEFAFEEHRFFDIRRWKIAEGVMNQPRTGVSIVKIGPTLTFNPITVLSTAFTKKQYLYPIPYNEVAKNPNMKQNPGW, encoded by the coding sequence ATGAAAAATCATATAAGCAAGATATTACTAATAATGATTGCATTTATCGCACTGATCTGCGGGTGCAAAAAATCTGAACAATTTCCTGTTGATAAGGTTACCAGTTACTATGTTTTTAACCCGTTAGATTCGGCCGGGACTTCGGCTCAGGGTTATCTGTACCAGATTTATGCTATCGTAAAAAACGGCCATAACAGGGTGAGTGGTGATTATCTCGACGCGGCTTCTGACGACGCGGTATCATCAAAATCAGGCACTATTCCGGTTACATTGATTTCAACCAACGGTGTTAATTCACTGAGTTTCCCGGCAAATGAGAATTTCTGGGAGGAATCGAATGCCACGGGAATCCCATCCAACAGCGGTACGCCGTCTTCTTATTGGGCCGGTATCCGTGCGGCTAATGAATTTATTACCAAAATAGGCGTGGTGCCGGTAAAAGGGCAATCGCCAACCGGGGTACCAACCAGGTACGTATGGCAAAGTGAAGCCCGGTTTTTACGGGCCTATTTTTATTTTGAACTCGTAAAACGCTATGGCGGCGTGCCATTGCTGGGCGATAAGGTATTTACCTTGAATGATAACGTATCCTTACCCCGCAGTTCATTTGCCGATTGCATTAAATACATTGTTAGTGAATGTAACGCTATAAAGGATAGCCTGTTAACCTACCCGCTGGTTACGCCAGACGCTGATAACTACCGGCCAACTAAAGGTGCTGCTATGGCTCTCAAGGCGCGTGCACTATTATACGCGGCCAGTCCGTTGTTTAATGGTGGTAATATCGATCCGGCAAACCCACTTACCGGTTATACCGATTTTCAGGCCGACCGCTGGGCACAGGCCGCAACTGCCGCGCTGGATGTGATTAACCTTGGCACTTATAAATTAGATGTCGATTATAAGGACATATTTTTAACTCAAAACAACAGCGAAAGGATTTGGATACGCCCCAACTCTATCAGTACAGATGTTGAAGGAACCAATGGCCCGGTGGGTTTTGCAGTTGGTGGTACGGGAAATACCAGCCCTACACAAGAGTTGGTTAACTCCTTTCCTATGCAAAATGGCCTGCCTATTACTGATCCGGCCTCAGGTTATAACCCATCAGATCCGTATGCCACATTTACTACTCCCGCCCGCGACCCGCGCCTTACCGCGAATATTTTTTATAACGGTTCCCCCTGGTTAAATACCACAGTACAAACATATGAGGGCGGCCAGAGTAAACCCAATGCCAATCTGCAGCAAACCCATACGGGATATTACATGCGCAAGTTTATGGGCTTGTCAGAAAAGAGCGCAACGTTGGTAACCCACTCAACAGATTGGGTGGTGTTAAGGTACGCCGAAATACTTTTGAGCTTTGCCGAAGCAAGGAACGAGGTGGAAGGTTCGCCGCAAGCTGATGTGTATAAGCAATTAACCGATATAAGGGCAAGGGCCGGTATTGACCCTGGAGCTTCTGGTAACTATGGTTTAAAGCCAAACATGACGAAAGAAGAAATGCGGGCGGTAATACAAAACGAATGGCGCATTGAGTTTGCGTTTGAAGAGCACCGCTTTTTTGATATCAGGCGCTGGAAGATTGCCGAAGGGGTAATGAACCAGCCGCGTACCGGGGTTTCCATAGTTAAGATAGGCCCCACTTTAACCTTTAACCCTATCACGGTTTTAAGTACCGCCTTTACAAAAAAGCAGTATTTATACCCGATTCCTTATAACGAAGTGGCTAAAAATCCAAATATGAAACAAAATCCGGGTTGGTAA
- a CDS encoding SGNH/GDSL hydrolase family protein, which produces MRKFLLFASMIMLCSFQTKKLVKVVFFGDSITEFAVQPNGFITLIQQRLKAEQKDKDYEVVGAGIGGNKIYDLYLRYEDDVLTKNPDVVVVWVGVNDVWHKRLFGTGTDWDKFGRFYSALIKKMQAKNIKVIICTPASVGEKTDYSNELDGDLNKYSNIIRDLAKQHNCDLVDFRTLCHDYNVKNNSSNKSEGILTKDGVHLNDEGNKFVADLFYKTLFK; this is translated from the coding sequence ATGAGAAAATTTCTATTGTTTGCAAGCATGATCATGCTATGCAGTTTTCAAACTAAAAAGCTCGTTAAAGTGGTGTTTTTTGGCGATTCAATTACTGAATTTGCAGTACAGCCAAATGGTTTTATCACCCTGATACAGCAACGTCTTAAAGCCGAACAAAAAGATAAGGATTATGAGGTTGTTGGCGCTGGTATTGGCGGTAACAAAATTTATGATCTGTACCTGCGCTATGAGGACGATGTTTTAACTAAAAACCCAGATGTGGTGGTGGTATGGGTAGGGGTGAACGATGTATGGCACAAACGCCTGTTTGGTACCGGTACCGATTGGGATAAGTTTGGTCGTTTTTACAGCGCGTTGATTAAAAAAATGCAGGCAAAAAATATCAAAGTAATAATCTGTACACCGGCCAGTGTGGGTGAGAAAACCGATTATAGTAACGAATTGGATGGCGACCTCAACAAATACTCCAACATCATTCGTGACCTGGCTAAACAGCACAACTGCGATCTGGTAGACTTCAGGACTTTATGTCACGACTATAACGTTAAAAATAACTCTTCAAATAAAAGCGAAGGCATTTTAACCAAAGATGGTGTACATCTAAATGATGAGGGTAATAAATTTGTGGCCGACCTATTTTATAAAACCTTATTTAAATAA
- a CDS encoding SusC/RagA family TonB-linked outer membrane protein — translation MRKIILFFLVTITMLPVLSYGQSKIVTGIVRDNGGILPGATVAEKGVAGNGAITDSKGKFRLVLKGTSNILIVKFVGYSTIEYIVGGKTDNIDITLTSNSQGLDEIVVIGYGKTTRITSTGAVSSVSAADIRTVPTANVQNALSGKLPGFFSQQGSGQPGKDASDFFIRGVSSLNSDGNKPLIIVDDIEYTYDQLQQINVNEIETISILKDASTTAIYGIKGANGVLVVTTRRGKAGKPQVNLRTEGGLQSPTKTPRFLDSYHSALLINQAQANDGLAQDFTPQDLELFKNGSDPYGHPNVDWYNKIFSKYTYQVNTNLDISGGTDQLKYFISGGALDQNGLVRDFPDPRGQVDNNYNFKRYNFRSNLDLKANKTLSMRLDVTTRFSNINSPNESAASALSEIYDFTKETPFTAPFLNPDGSYAYAYSKYNTSQLPTLNARIATGGYQNSKRTDYNVLFNITQKLDAITEGLSLTGRVAYASTEQFTRGTGNYDDIPSYHYDPLANTYTKNPKGGYVFPNQYYSGNIDIYTTNVNTQLFANYDRSFGSKNHVSGLVLLTQSSQTFDANAFLDPKLVGVPSKFRGISVKGSYEYAGKYLIDINAAYNGTDRFAANHRYGWFPAVGIGYNMTKEKFFHDAFPIFGLFKLRGSFGLVGSDVAPGNKYIFAQDYIKGGGYNFGSSLTPIDTYYEGALPNASVVWEKQREADIGLDINMLKDNSLSLTVDYFHNIRYDQLITPNNIPEILGVDLPAINLGKTRNQGFDGQIGYHSNIGNVQFGTNLVFSYAKNKVLFKSEAAPAYPWLARTGQPINQPFGYHSLGYYTAADVAAINAYKNAHGSNAGNKAVAVPDNNEVIQPGDLKYQDLNGDGFINIFDQTAIGNPNLPNTTLGLNLQASYKGFSISVLFQGSFNYSFIVTGTGIEPFQSQFQPIHEQAWTPANANNAQFPRLTTSGSSVNSPTFFPSDYWLINARYVRLKTVDIGYQFPSKMLPLHLNNARVYLSAYNLFTWNNYNKYQQDPEITSNTAGDAYINQRVVNVGLQLGF, via the coding sequence ATGAGAAAAATAATACTTTTCTTTCTTGTTACCATTACCATGCTGCCGGTTTTATCATATGGGCAAAGCAAAATTGTAACAGGTATAGTAAGAGACAACGGCGGTATTTTGCCTGGAGCTACAGTAGCGGAAAAGGGAGTAGCCGGCAATGGTGCCATTACAGACAGTAAAGGTAAATTCAGGTTGGTGTTAAAAGGTACATCAAATATACTTATAGTAAAGTTTGTGGGCTACTCAACCATTGAATATATTGTTGGCGGCAAAACTGATAATATTGATATAACGCTCACATCAAACAGCCAGGGTTTGGATGAAATTGTGGTAATCGGTTATGGCAAAACAACGCGTATAACAAGTACAGGTGCTGTAAGCTCGGTTTCGGCTGCCGATATCCGGACGGTTCCTACTGCCAACGTTCAAAATGCGCTCAGTGGTAAATTACCTGGCTTTTTCTCGCAACAAGGCTCGGGGCAGCCAGGTAAGGATGCTTCTGACTTTTTTATCAGGGGCGTAAGCTCGCTAAATTCCGATGGTAATAAACCACTTATAATTGTAGATGATATTGAGTACACCTATGACCAGCTTCAACAAATAAATGTTAACGAAATTGAAACCATTTCCATATTAAAAGATGCCTCAACTACCGCTATTTATGGTATCAAAGGTGCAAACGGTGTATTGGTGGTAACCACCCGCAGGGGTAAAGCCGGAAAGCCGCAGGTGAATTTACGTACCGAAGGCGGCTTACAGTCGCCCACTAAAACGCCTCGTTTTCTTGACTCATACCACTCTGCATTATTGATTAACCAGGCCCAGGCCAATGATGGGTTGGCACAGGACTTTACACCCCAGGATCTTGAGTTATTTAAAAACGGAAGTGATCCTTACGGCCATCCGAATGTTGACTGGTACAACAAAATATTCTCTAAGTACACATATCAGGTAAATACCAACCTTGATATATCAGGCGGTACCGATCAGCTTAAATATTTTATCTCCGGCGGCGCGTTGGATCAGAACGGTTTAGTCCGTGATTTCCCAGATCCCAGGGGGCAGGTAGATAATAACTACAATTTCAAACGCTACAATTTTCGCTCAAACCTTGATTTGAAAGCCAATAAAACATTGAGCATGCGTTTAGATGTTACCACCCGTTTCTCCAATATCAACTCGCCGAATGAAAGCGCGGCAAGCGCCCTGTCAGAGATTTATGATTTTACAAAGGAAACACCTTTTACAGCTCCTTTCCTCAACCCCGACGGAAGCTATGCCTATGCTTATTCTAAATATAACACCAGCCAATTGCCAACATTAAACGCGCGTATTGCAACCGGCGGTTATCAAAATTCAAAAAGAACAGATTATAACGTATTGTTTAACATTACTCAAAAGCTTGATGCGATTACCGAAGGTTTATCATTAACAGGCAGGGTAGCATACGCAAGTACCGAACAATTTACAAGGGGCACAGGTAATTATGATGATATCCCGTCTTACCATTATGATCCGCTCGCAAACACATATACAAAAAATCCTAAGGGTGGTTACGTTTTTCCAAACCAGTATTACTCCGGTAATATTGATATTTATACAACCAACGTAAACACGCAGTTATTTGCAAATTATGACCGCTCATTTGGTAGCAAAAATCACGTTTCGGGTCTCGTTTTATTAACGCAATCATCTCAAACTTTTGATGCCAATGCGTTTTTAGATCCTAAACTGGTGGGGGTTCCTTCAAAGTTCAGGGGGATATCGGTTAAGGGAAGTTATGAATATGCGGGTAAATACTTAATAGATATTAACGCAGCTTATAATGGAACTGACAGGTTTGCTGCTAATCACCGGTATGGGTGGTTCCCGGCCGTGGGTATAGGGTACAACATGACCAAAGAGAAATTTTTTCATGATGCATTCCCTATATTCGGCTTATTTAAACTGCGCGGTTCATTCGGTTTAGTAGGTTCTGATGTGGCGCCGGGTAACAAGTATATATTCGCTCAGGATTATATAAAAGGAGGCGGTTACAATTTCGGATCATCGTTAACGCCAATAGATACCTATTACGAAGGCGCCTTGCCAAATGCCAGTGTAGTTTGGGAAAAACAACGGGAAGCTGATATTGGCCTTGATATAAACATGCTGAAAGACAACAGTCTTTCGCTAACTGTAGACTACTTTCATAACATCCGTTATGACCAGCTGATCACACCAAATAATATCCCGGAAATATTGGGTGTTGACCTGCCGGCAATAAATTTGGGTAAAACCCGAAATCAGGGTTTTGACGGACAGATTGGCTATCACAGTAATATTGGAAATGTACAGTTTGGCACCAACCTGGTTTTCTCCTACGCCAAAAATAAGGTCTTATTCAAAAGCGAGGCTGCGCCGGCATACCCGTGGCTGGCCAGAACAGGGCAGCCTATTAATCAGCCTTTTGGCTACCACAGTTTAGGCTATTACACCGCTGCCGATGTAGCAGCAATTAATGCTTACAAAAATGCTCACGGCAGCAATGCTGGTAATAAAGCAGTAGCGGTGCCAGATAATAACGAGGTCATACAACCCGGCGACCTGAAATATCAGGATTTAAATGGTGATGGTTTTATAAATATATTTGACCAAACGGCCATTGGTAATCCAAACCTTCCAAATACAACATTGGGGTTAAATTTGCAGGCAAGTTATAAGGGCTTTAGCATAAGCGTGTTGTTCCAGGGATCATTTAATTATAGCTTTATAGTGACCGGTACCGGTATTGAACCATTTCAAAGCCAGTTTCAGCCAATTCATGAACAGGCCTGGACACCGGCTAACGCAAATAACGCGCAGTTTCCGCGCTTAACAACCTCAGGGTCATCTGTTAACAGTCCTACCTTTTTCCCATCAGACTATTGGCTGATCAATGCACGGTATGTGCGTTTAAAAACTGTTGATATAGGTTACCAGTTCCCGTCTAAAATGTTGCCGCTGCACTTAAATAACGCGCGTGTTTATTTGAGCGCTTATAATTTATTCACCTGGAACAACTACAATAAATATCAGCAGGATCCCGAAATTACCAGCAATACAGCCGGCGATGCTTACATTAACCAGCGTGTGGTTAACGTAGGTTTACAATTGGGATTTTAG